One segment of Mugil cephalus isolate CIBA_MC_2020 chromosome 14, CIBA_Mcephalus_1.1, whole genome shotgun sequence DNA contains the following:
- the stmnd1 gene encoding stathmin domain-containing protein 1 isoform X2: MGCGNSTNTAAVQPLTPEELNGDEDEMGSKLGGRGDSAVSKGTADSGVVMENREIPALPGAVPTQLPPLTSGSSVRQDLLQRDGTALNRPQSSQILEELLSEGIISVGQSGEKSSGAGEAYSIMLDGGEDVKRRPPARLESLKAKKAESLYSREEIEEKIRLAEERRKLKEDELKTRLRSKSARVRAAAPTSSTEEDEDSPVTLVEPLQIPVGPHPTPAPRLHGQLPREAAGGGGEEEGARGAGGDSRASGEEMEGEDKRQGRMEGGESGDNRGEGAERGSEKGQEEEEVTRVEELQEGERLTSSEELESDSSFQQAEDKEETF, translated from the exons ATGGGATGTGGAAACTCCACCAACACGGCGGCGGTGCAGCCTCTGACCCCGGAGGAGCTGAACGGAGACGAG GATGAGATGGGAAGTAAACTCGGCGGCCGCGGAGACTCGGCCGTGTCGAAAGGAACCGCAGACAGCGGGGTGGTGATGGAGAACAGAGAGATCCCCGCGTTACCTGGAGCGGTGCCCACGCAGCTCCCTCCTCTAACATCTGGGTCATCCGTCAGACAAG acTTGCTGCAGCGCGATGGCACGGCACTAAATAGACCGCAAAGCAGCCAGatcctggaggagctgctgagcGAGGGCATCATCTCAGTTGGACAGAGCGGAGAGAAGAGCAGCGGGGCCGGAGAGGCCTACAGCATCATG CTTGATGGTGGGGAAGATGTCAAGCGAAGGCCTCCTGCCAGACTGGAGTCCCTGAAGGCCaaaaaagctgaaagtctgTACAGCAGAGAAGAGATTGAGGAGAAGATAAGACTGGCCGAAGAGAGACGCAAG CTAAAGGAAGACGAGCTCAAGACGCGTTTAAGATCCAAGTCCGCGCGTGTTCGTGCCGCCGCTCCCACCTCCAGCactgaggaggatgaggactCACCTGTCACCCTTGTCGAGCCGCTACAAATACCTGTCGGCCCCCACCCGACTCCAGCTCCACGCCTTCACGGCCAGCTCCCGCGCGAGGCTGCCGgcggaggaggggaggaggagggggcgagGGGGGCTGGAGGAGACAGCAGGGCGTCCGGGGAAGAAATGGAGGGAGAGGACAAGAGGCAAGGGagaatggagggaggagagagcggAGACAACAGAGGGGAAGgtgcagagagagggagcgagaaggggcaggaggaagaggaggtgacgCGAGTGGAGGAGCTCCAGGAGGGGGAGCGCCTCACATCctcagaggagctggagagtgATTCTAGTTTTCAGCAGGcggaggacaaagaggaaacattttaa
- the LOC125020252 gene encoding uncharacterized protein LOC125020252 translates to MWQRCALKEDKLSRLTLPVLSSNKTMLTCRPQRQEVLKLDDEVCYSLSEDFSQIPCANRSVMSDLSSRYMEVSRWQSLISESISRVDREITAVEQVKDVTERCLQERQLYSQLMGNCVAISNSLSPALTTRQDYVFAELKKEEQLTNEVRQLLQSHICVLLDKLSSLKNTRAKLLADFDDKGEAMKLTTKCISHEVITPGSCLLPPGQYKPNHVSYDKWLSHCKGLRQAAENQLRDSSSFRANLRFTLTNLKNAQERQRRRTDGCLRKKINKLATIQNTLIWERQRVNDEISDLTKDSQKVVGQIRNCDFKLHQATHRLETLNQRPRYELCLDHPYISLALEKQDLGKMAAGLHSALNCLHHDLELKHRRLMTLEEKLSKNARALEVEQKCQKLHQSFLSALDTAVVLMNKPKLCTTTGCSSPYAYLQ, encoded by the exons ATGTG GCAACGCTGTGCACTGAAAGAGGACAAGCTGAGCAGGTTAACTCTGCCTGTCCTGTCCAGCAATAAAACCATGTTGACCTGCAGGCctcagagacaggaagtgttgaAGCTGGACGATGAAGTGTGCTACTCCCTGAGTGAAGATTTCTCACAG ATCCCTTGTGCGAATCGCAGCGTCATGAGTGACCTCAGCTCTCGGTATATGGAGGTCAGCCGATGGCAGTCCCTCATTTCTGAGAGTATCAGTCGAGTGGACCGAGAAATCACAGCCGTGGAGCAG GTGAAAGACGTTACCGAGCGCTGTCTCCAGGAGAGGCAGCTGTACAGTCAGCTCATGGGCAACTGTGTGGCGATCAGCAACAGCCTGAGTCCAGCACTCACGACGAGGCAGGACTACGTCTTCGCCGAGCTGAAGAAAGAAGAGCAGCTGACCAACGAGGTCcgacagctgctgcagagccacATCTGCGTCCTGCTCGACAAACTGAG CTCTCTGAAGAACACTCGCGCTAAGCTGCTGGCGGATTTCGACGACAAGGGTGAAGCCATGAAGCTCACCACCAAATGCATCTCCCATGAGGTCATCACCCCGGGctcctgcctcctgcctccCGGTCAATACAAGCCCAACCATGTGAGCTACGACAAGTGGCTGTCTCACTGCAAGGGCTTGAGGCAGGCGGCTGAAAACCAGCTCAGGGACTCGTCTTCCTTCAGGGCAAACCTGCGATTCACCTTGACCAAC CTAAAAAATGCCCAGGAGCGCCAGCGCCGCCGAACAGATGGCTGTCTGAGGAAGAAGATCAATAAGCTGGCCACGATTCAGAACACGCTGATATGGGAGCGGCAGCGG GTCAACGATGAGATTTCTGATCTGACGAAGGACTCGCAGAAAGTGGTGGGTCAGATCAGGAACTGCGATTTCAAGCTGCATCAGGCCACACACCGCCTGGAGACCCTCAACCAGAGACCCAGATACGAGCTGTGCCTGGACCAC CCCTACATCAGCCTCGCACTGGAGAAACAAGACTTGGGAAAAATGGCAGCTGGACTTCACTCAGCTCTGAACTGCTTGCA CCATGACCTGGAGCTCAAACACAGGCGCCTCATGACTCTGGAGGAGAAACTGTCCAAAAACGCCCGAGCCCTGGAGGTGGAGCAGAAGTGTCAGAAGCTGCACCAGAGCTTCCTGTCTGCCCTCGACACGGCGGTGGTCCTCATGAACAAGCCCAAGCTGTGCACGACCACAGGCTGCTCCAGCCCTTATGCCTACCTACAGTAG
- the stmnd1 gene encoding stathmin domain-containing protein 1 isoform X1, with the protein MGCGNSTNTAAVQPLTPEELNGDEDEMGSKLGGRGDSAVSKGTADSGVVMENREIPALPGAVPTQLPPLTSGSSVRQGEVNRITQDDLLQRDGTALNRPQSSQILEELLSEGIISVGQSGEKSSGAGEAYSIMLDGGEDVKRRPPARLESLKAKKAESLYSREEIEEKIRLAEERRKLKEDELKTRLRSKSARVRAAAPTSSTEEDEDSPVTLVEPLQIPVGPHPTPAPRLHGQLPREAAGGGGEEEGARGAGGDSRASGEEMEGEDKRQGRMEGGESGDNRGEGAERGSEKGQEEEEVTRVEELQEGERLTSSEELESDSSFQQAEDKEETF; encoded by the exons ATGGGATGTGGAAACTCCACCAACACGGCGGCGGTGCAGCCTCTGACCCCGGAGGAGCTGAACGGAGACGAG GATGAGATGGGAAGTAAACTCGGCGGCCGCGGAGACTCGGCCGTGTCGAAAGGAACCGCAGACAGCGGGGTGGTGATGGAGAACAGAGAGATCCCCGCGTTACCTGGAGCGGTGCCCACGCAGCTCCCTCCTCTAACATCTGGGTCATCCGTCAGACAAGGTGAGGTGAACAGAATCACACAAGACG acTTGCTGCAGCGCGATGGCACGGCACTAAATAGACCGCAAAGCAGCCAGatcctggaggagctgctgagcGAGGGCATCATCTCAGTTGGACAGAGCGGAGAGAAGAGCAGCGGGGCCGGAGAGGCCTACAGCATCATG CTTGATGGTGGGGAAGATGTCAAGCGAAGGCCTCCTGCCAGACTGGAGTCCCTGAAGGCCaaaaaagctgaaagtctgTACAGCAGAGAAGAGATTGAGGAGAAGATAAGACTGGCCGAAGAGAGACGCAAG CTAAAGGAAGACGAGCTCAAGACGCGTTTAAGATCCAAGTCCGCGCGTGTTCGTGCCGCCGCTCCCACCTCCAGCactgaggaggatgaggactCACCTGTCACCCTTGTCGAGCCGCTACAAATACCTGTCGGCCCCCACCCGACTCCAGCTCCACGCCTTCACGGCCAGCTCCCGCGCGAGGCTGCCGgcggaggaggggaggaggagggggcgagGGGGGCTGGAGGAGACAGCAGGGCGTCCGGGGAAGAAATGGAGGGAGAGGACAAGAGGCAAGGGagaatggagggaggagagagcggAGACAACAGAGGGGAAGgtgcagagagagggagcgagaaggggcaggaggaagaggaggtgacgCGAGTGGAGGAGCTCCAGGAGGGGGAGCGCCTCACATCctcagaggagctggagagtgATTCTAGTTTTCAGCAGGcggaggacaaagaggaaacattttaa
- the rbm24a gene encoding RNA-binding protein 24 has translation MHTTQKDTTYTKIFVGGLPYHTTDSSLRKYFEVFGEIEEAVVITDRQTGKSRGYGFVTMADRSAADRACKDPNPIIDGRKANVNLAYLGAKPRVMQPGFTFGVPQIHPAYIQRPYGIPAHYVYPQAFVQPSVVIPHVQPTAAAPATASSPYIDYTGAAYAQYSAAAASAAAAAAYEQYPYAASPAATGYMATAGYGYAVQQPLATATPGSAAAAAAAFGQYQPQQLQADRMQ, from the exons ATGCACACCACGCAAAAGGACACGACCTACACGAAGATTTTTGTCGGGGGTCTTCCCTACCACACCACGGATTCAAGTCTCAGGAAATATTTTGAGGTGTTCGGAGAGATTGAAGAAGCTGTGGTCATCACCGACAGACAGACCGGCAAGTCTAGAGGTTATGGATTT GTGACGATGGCGGACCGCTCGGCCGCGGATCGGGCCTGTAAGGACCCCAACCCGATCATCGACGGCAGGAAGGCCAACGTGAACCTGGCCTACCTGGGGGCGAAGCCTCGAGTGATGCAGCCAG GTTTTACCTTTGGCGTTCCCCAAATTCACCCTGCGTACATTCAAAGGCCTTATGG CATCCCGGCCCACTACGTGTACCCTCAGGCCTTCGTTCAGCCTAGCGTGGTCATTCCCCACGTGCAGCCCACAGCCGCCGCCCCCGCCACCGCCTCGTCCCCCTACATCGACTACACCGGGGCGGCCTACGCCCAGTACTCCGCGGCTGCAGccagcgccgccgccgccgccgcgtaCGAGCAGTATCCTTACGCCGCCTCCCCCGCCGCCACAGGCTACATGGCCACCGCCGGCTACGGCTACGCGGTCCAGCAGCCCCTGGCCACCGCCACCCCGGGctcggccgccgccgccgccgcggccTTCGGCCAGTACCAGCCTCAGCAGTTGCAAGCTGACCGCATGCAATAG